One genomic window of Clostridioides sp. ES-S-0054-01 includes the following:
- a CDS encoding tryptophan transporter: protein MKTNTKKLTLNAILLAMGLLIHQITPAIGLPMKPDIPLAMLFVILVLNRDDYKTCLIAGIVTGIFTALTSSFPGGQIPNVIDKTLTANVVFLLMSISYKMPFIKRLAKKTQDTIVVAIIMPVGTLVSGTIFLLAAQAIVGLPGASFTALFLAVVLPAVLINLVAGIFLFKIVSLSIRRVSYQA from the coding sequence ATGAAAACAAATACAAAAAAACTAACTTTAAATGCAATACTTTTAGCGATGGGATTATTGATACATCAAATTACACCAGCTATAGGATTACCAATGAAACCAGATATACCACTAGCAATGTTATTTGTAATATTAGTTTTAAATAGAGATGATTATAAAACTTGTTTAATAGCAGGCATAGTAACTGGAATATTTACAGCACTTACATCAAGTTTCCCAGGAGGTCAAATTCCTAATGTAATAGATAAAACTCTTACAGCAAATGTAGTATTTTTATTAATGAGCATTAGTTATAAAATGCCTTTTATAAAAAGATTAGCTAAGAAGACACAAGATACTATAGTAGTTGCAATAATAATGCCAGTAGGAACACTTGTAAGTGGAACAATTTTTTTATTAGCAGCTCAGGCTATAGTTGGTCTTCCAGGTGCTTCATTCACAGCTTTATTTTTAGCAGTAGTATTGCCAGCTGTTTTAATAAATTTAGTTGCAGGAATATTTTTATTCAAGATTGTTAGTTTATCAATAAGAAGAGTTAGTTATCAAGCTTAA
- a CDS encoding IS256 family transposase — protein sequence MKDIIVPDVDYQTEVKKCKTMEDVVGKNGLMQKLFKDVIQQLLDAEMEEHLGRNKYERKDMCDKNYRNGYSSKNVSSSFGEVNLDIPRDRNAEFEPKVVKKYETVCNELDKKIIGLYACGMSVRDIQSEMEELYGIDVSPSMISKITDKVVEAAAEWQSRTLESVYPIVYMDAMHFKVRDDNKIVSKAAYICMALDMTGKKDILGIWIGEAEGAKFWLSVCNDLRNRGLEDILIACMDGLKGLPEAIKTVYPDVSIQTCIVHQIRNSFKYIASKDQKEFMKDLKSVYKAFNEETALLNLDSLKEKWYQKYSVVIDSWYNNWSNLSTFFAYPEDIRRIIYTTNALEGFNRQLRKYTKVRTVFPTDESLRKSLYLSTMKIIEKWNSPNQNWSATLGQLTIMFGDRIPKNYII from the coding sequence ATGAAAGATATAATTGTTCCAGATGTTGATTATCAAACAGAAGTTAAAAAATGCAAGACAATGGAAGATGTGGTTGGGAAAAATGGCCTTATGCAAAAACTATTCAAAGATGTTATTCAGCAACTATTAGATGCAGAAATGGAGGAGCATTTAGGTAGAAATAAATATGAAAGAAAAGATATGTGTGATAAAAATTATCGAAATGGATATAGTTCTAAAAATGTAAGTAGCAGTTTTGGAGAGGTAAATTTAGATATACCAAGAGATAGAAATGCTGAGTTTGAGCCGAAGGTTGTAAAAAAATATGAAACGGTTTGTAATGAACTAGATAAAAAAATAATTGGTCTTTATGCATGTGGCATGAGTGTAAGAGATATTCAATCAGAAATGGAAGAGCTGTATGGAATAGATGTATCACCATCAATGATATCTAAAATAACCGACAAGGTTGTGGAGGCTGCCGCCGAATGGCAAAGTAGAACTTTAGAATCAGTTTATCCAATTGTATATATGGATGCTATGCATTTTAAGGTAAGAGATGATAATAAAATAGTTTCTAAAGCTGCATATATATGTATGGCTTTAGATATGACTGGAAAAAAAGATATTCTAGGTATTTGGATAGGTGAAGCCGAAGGTGCTAAGTTTTGGTTATCAGTCTGCAATGACCTTAGAAATAGAGGGCTTGAAGATATATTGATTGCCTGTATGGATGGTCTAAAAGGACTTCCAGAAGCAATAAAAACGGTATATCCAGATGTAAGTATACAAACCTGTATAGTTCATCAAATTAGAAATAGTTTTAAATATATAGCATCAAAAGACCAAAAAGAATTTATGAAAGATTTAAAATCAGTTTACAAGGCATTTAATGAAGAAACAGCACTCTTGAACTTGGATTCCTTGAAGGAAAAATGGTATCAAAAATATTCAGTAGTAATAGATTCTTGGTATAATAATTGGAGTAATTTATCAACATTCTTTGCATACCCAGAAGATATTAGAAGAATTATATATACTACAAATGCACTGGAAGGTTTTAATAGGCAACTTAGAAAATATACTAAAGTCAGAACAGTATTTCCTACAGATGAGTCACTTAGAAAATCATTATACCTATCAACTATGAAAATTATTGAGAAATGGAACTCTCCAAATCAAAATTGGTCAGCTACATTAGGTCAACTTACAATAATGTTTGGAGATAGAATTCCTAAAAATTATATAATATAA
- a CDS encoding SdpI family protein, which yields MKKAINKQFVLSTLICFIPFIISIYFYNRLPNEVAIHFDNYGNPNNYAPKVIAAFGVPFLMLCVHLYTWFRLENEPKKASFSNVMQHLSKWGVAILSVILQIMMVLYSTGISLDFNFYTGLVLGILVILFGNYLPKCKRNYSMGIISPWALNDEENWNKTHRLAGWIWIIGGILLIINAFISIPFYNIFVIFAIVILPFIYSYLLYRVSIRNN from the coding sequence ATGAAAAAAGCGATAAATAAACAATTTGTTTTATCTACTTTAATATGTTTTATACCATTTATTATATCAATCTATTTTTATAATAGATTACCAAATGAAGTTGCAATTCATTTTGATAATTATGGAAATCCAAATAATTATGCTCCAAAGGTTATAGCAGCTTTTGGTGTACCATTTTTAATGCTATGTGTCCATTTATATACATGGTTTAGACTTGAAAATGAACCTAAAAAAGCTAGTTTTTCAAACGTTATGCAACATTTATCAAAATGGGGAGTTGCTATACTTTCAGTCATTTTACAAATAATGATGGTTTTGTATTCAACAGGAATTAGTTTGGATTTTAATTTTTATACAGGGTTGGTTTTAGGCATATTAGTTATTTTATTTGGAAATTATCTTCCTAAATGTAAGAGAAATTATTCTATGGGAATAATTTCACCATGGGCTCTTAATGATGAAGAAAATTGGAATAAGACACATCGTTTAGCTGGATGGATTTGGATTATTGGTGGGATATTATTAATTATTAATGCTTTTATTAGCATCCCTTTTTATAATATCTTTGTAATCTTTGCAATTGTAATACTACCATTTATATATTCTTATTTACTATATAGAGTTTCAATTAGAAATAACTAA
- a CDS encoding winged helix-turn-helix transcriptional regulator yields MGFPETFKALSDPIRREILVMLRENKKSAGEISEKFNMTNATISYHLSQLKKAGLIFETKYKNFIFYEINISVFEEVMLWFSQFMEKGEKDNEKSDK; encoded by the coding sequence TTGGGGTTTCCAGAAACATTCAAAGCTCTTTCAGACCCTATAAGAAGAGAAATATTGGTTATGCTGAGGGAGAATAAAAAGTCAGCAGGAGAAATTAGTGAAAAATTTAATATGACAAATGCTACAATTTCTTATCATCTATCTCAACTAAAAAAAGCAGGACTCATATTTGAGACAAAGTATAAAAACTTTATTTTCTATGAAATAAACATTTCAGTTTTCGAAGAGGTTATGCTTTGGTTTTCACAATTTATGGAGAAGGGAGAAAAAGATAATGAAAAAAGCGATAAATAA
- a CDS encoding TSUP family transporter — MFAIIFLCIGGFLAAFVDSIAGGGGLISMPVLMAIGVPVHLAIGTNKFAASAGCISSAYRYTKSGKTNNDLLKKLVPFTIIGSILGVRCVLSISEDILNVLVVVMILIVAIYTFVSKNLGQEDNFESINKKNLRLGMFMALIMGFYDGFFGPGTGTFLTFGFIKIYGYDFLHASANTKILNLTSNITSLLLFMINGQVDYKIAIVFALVMIIGAYIGAKVAIKKGSKMIKPIFLIMALFMVIKLVYQTLL; from the coding sequence ATGTTTGCAATTATTTTTTTATGTATAGGGGGATTTTTAGCTGCTTTTGTAGATTCTATAGCAGGAGGGGGAGGACTTATAAGCATGCCTGTTCTTATGGCAATTGGAGTGCCAGTGCATCTTGCTATTGGTACAAATAAATTTGCAGCATCAGCAGGGTGTATAAGTAGTGCTTATAGATACACAAAGTCTGGAAAAACAAATAATGACCTTTTAAAAAAATTAGTACCATTTACTATTATTGGTAGTATTTTAGGTGTGAGATGTGTGCTATCAATAAGTGAAGATATATTAAATGTTTTAGTTGTAGTAATGATTTTAATAGTGGCTATTTACACCTTTGTTTCTAAAAATTTAGGGCAAGAAGATAATTTCGAATCTATTAATAAGAAAAATTTAAGATTAGGAATGTTTATGGCTCTTATAATGGGTTTTTATGATGGTTTTTTTGGTCCAGGTACAGGTACTTTTTTAACTTTTGGATTTATAAAAATATATGGATATGATTTTTTACATGCTTCTGCAAATACAAAAATATTAAACTTAACAAGTAATATAACTTCATTGTTATTATTCATGATAAATGGTCAAGTAGATTATAAGATTGCTATAGTGTTTGCATTAGTAATGATAATAGGCGCTTATATAGGTGCTAAAGTTGCTATAAAGAAAGGTTCAAAGATGATAAAACCAATATTTTTAATAATGGCATTGTTTATGGTCATAAAATTGGTATATCAAACATTACTTTAG
- a CDS encoding helix-turn-helix domain-containing protein yields the protein MEYFSESDNEVQRFDWGEVTWIHEPSKTQFNRLSAGIVRFFPGNCQEKHFHLSEEQLFYVIQGEGIQIVDGKKVNIRETSIVYCPPCSEHEIINTGKIDLVILITYVPHKFSSLRQIPIIFSENTIQELINVNIIENLANQISNILKLRISVYDSKHKKIFETKKENKFCDICKGIKMCTKKLVKSINNDNFAKVYHCEYGVSSLEIPIVLEENIVGYIECGNFIVYKSIDIDKNLSELSSSSEIDIKYINKIYNEFPLNPKSRLYVLKENLLMMSEFIQEIARRNFFENQLSIKDEEILKNRKENIRLEEALKKANSRLLEEEYIINPIYMFNNALKEYPFELELYIEKEIKNMNLEGVYNLIDTKKLIYNDVRGIIQEMIFVLSRTALRDLGDLKLISYLRNKYNKKISLVNSDEDLWDVLFEFSKECIDKNRTFWRKDKGNLIENINEYIQKYYKENINLNSISEVFFISPNYLSSIFNEKNKVSITEYINLLRIEESKKYLLDRSVSISDICKKVGFNNSSYFSQIFKKFNNITPNEYRKNMLDNKP from the coding sequence ATGGAGTATTTTAGTGAGTCAGATAATGAGGTACAACGATTTGATTGGGGAGAGGTTACATGGATACACGAACCATCAAAAACACAATTTAATAGACTTAGTGCTGGGATTGTAAGATTTTTTCCAGGGAACTGTCAAGAAAAGCATTTTCATTTAAGTGAAGAACAACTTTTTTATGTAATTCAGGGAGAAGGAATACAAATAGTTGATGGCAAAAAGGTCAATATAAGGGAGACATCTATAGTTTATTGTCCACCATGTTCAGAACATGAAATTATAAACACTGGTAAAATCGATTTAGTAATATTAATCACTTATGTTCCTCATAAATTTTCAAGCTTGAGACAAATACCTATCATATTTTCTGAAAACACTATACAAGAGTTAATTAATGTAAATATAATTGAAAATCTTGCAAATCAAATATCTAATATATTGAAGCTTAGAATATCTGTATATGATTCAAAACACAAAAAAATATTTGAGACTAAGAAAGAAAACAAATTTTGCGATATTTGTAAAGGTATAAAAATGTGCACTAAAAAGCTTGTTAAAAGTATAAATAATGATAACTTTGCAAAAGTGTATCATTGTGAGTATGGTGTTTCCAGTTTAGAGATACCTATAGTATTAGAAGAAAATATAGTTGGATATATAGAATGTGGCAATTTTATAGTATATAAGTCTATTGATATAGATAAAAATTTATCTGAATTATCAAGTAGTTCAGAGATTGACATAAAATACATAAACAAAATTTACAATGAATTTCCATTAAATCCTAAAAGTAGATTATATGTATTAAAAGAAAATTTATTAATGATGTCTGAATTTATTCAGGAAATAGCTAGGAGAAATTTCTTTGAAAATCAACTTAGTATAAAAGATGAGGAAATATTGAAGAATAGAAAAGAAAATATAAGGCTTGAAGAAGCACTTAAAAAAGCAAATAGTAGATTATTAGAAGAAGAGTACATTATTAATCCGATATATATGTTCAATAATGCTTTAAAAGAATATCCTTTTGAATTAGAACTTTATATTGAAAAAGAAATTAAAAATATGAACTTAGAAGGTGTTTATAATCTAATAGATACAAAGAAATTAATATATAATGATGTTAGAGGTATTATTCAGGAAATGATATTTGTATTGTCTAGAACAGCACTTAGAGATTTAGGAGATTTAAAACTTATATCTTATTTAAGAAATAAATACAATAAAAAAATATCACTTGTAAACAGTGATGAAGATTTATGGGATGTGTTATTTGAATTTTCCAAGGAATGCATTGATAAGAATAGAACATTTTGGAGAAAAGATAAGGGAAATCTGATTGAAAATATAAACGAATATATACAAAAATATTATAAAGAAAATATAAATTTGAATAGTATATCAGAGGTCTTTTTTATAAGCCCAAATTACTTGAGTTCTATTTTTAATGAAAAAAATAAAGTTTCAATAACTGAGTATATAAATCTTCTTAGGATAGAAGAATCTAAAAAATATCTGTTAGATAGAAGCGTGAGTATTAGTGATATTTGTAAGAAAGTAGGTTTTAATAATAGTAGTTATTTTTCACAAATATTTAAGAAGTTTAATAATATAACTCCAAATGAATATAGAAAGAATATGCTAGATAATAAACCTTAA
- a CDS encoding S8 family peptidase gives MNKRMKLIPYEINESPRSTKNKFPYGIKQMNARGMWDEGYTGKNIVVGIIDTGCDISHPLLKGKIIGGANFSDDSNGNKNIYEDFNGHGTHVAGIIAASNYNNEVMGVAPDCKLLIAKALNKDGIGTYQSIINAINFAVNNKVDIISMSLGGNKDDKNLKNAVMQAVKNNISVVCAAGNNGDGDSSTSEYSYPASYAEVIEVGAINENYLVEKFSNSNTTIDLVAPGRNIISTYMDNKLAIMSGTSMSAPYVSGSLALIKEWAREEFERDLDEAELYAQLIKCTRALGIPRTEQGNGYLYLNLYKYKNNSKR, from the coding sequence ATGAATAAAAGAATGAAACTAATTCCATATGAAATAAATGAGAGTCCAAGAAGTACAAAAAATAAGTTTCCATATGGAATAAAACAAATGAATGCTAGAGGAATGTGGGATGAAGGTTATACTGGTAAAAATATTGTAGTTGGTATAATAGATACAGGCTGTGATATATCCCATCCTCTTTTAAAAGGCAAAATAATTGGTGGAGCAAACTTTAGTGATGACAGTAATGGAAATAAAAATATATATGAGGATTTTAATGGGCATGGAACTCATGTGGCGGGAATTATAGCTGCATCTAATTATAATAATGAGGTTATGGGAGTAGCTCCCGATTGTAAATTATTAATAGCAAAGGCATTAAATAAAGATGGTATTGGAACATATCAAAGTATAATTAATGCCATTAATTTTGCTGTAAACAACAAGGTTGATATTATATCTATGTCTCTTGGAGGAAACAAAGATGATAAAAATTTGAAAAATGCTGTCATGCAAGCAGTAAAAAATAATATTTCTGTAGTATGTGCAGCAGGTAATAATGGAGATGGAGATTCTAGTACAAGTGAGTATAGTTATCCAGCCAGTTATGCTGAGGTAATAGAGGTAGGTGCAATAAATGAAAACTATTTAGTTGAGAAGTTTAGTAATTCAAATACTACAATAGATTTGGTGGCTCCAGGAAGAAATATTATATCAACTTATATGGATAATAAACTTGCTATTATGAGTGGTACTAGTATGAGCGCACCATATGTATCAGGGTCACTAGCGCTAATTAAAGAATGGGCAAGAGAGGAGTTTGAAAGAGATTTAGATGAAGCTGAACTGTATGCACAATTAATAAAATGTACAAGAGCACTTGGAATACCTAGAACAGAACAAGGAAATGGATACTTATATTTAAATCTTTATAAATATAAGAATAATAGCAAAAGATAA
- a CDS encoding alpha/beta hydrolase produces MFYNAKSCQMMIGSNTVNYIEFGSGKKTLIILPGLGDGLFPLHGKIQAIAFAFKYKQFAKDYKVYMFSRKNQITEKYSTRDMAKDQADIMKKLGIMKAEVMGVSQGGMIAQYLAIDYPDLVEKLVLTVTSSKQNDTIQNVICSWIDMAKKQNYNGLMIDTANKSYSERYLKKYRLFIPLLGKVGKPKDFKRFIIQATSCIEHNAFSELNKITCPTLIIGGANDKIVGNKASFYLAEKIKRSEIFIYEGLGHATYEEAQDFNERVLEFLNK; encoded by the coding sequence ATGTTTTATAATGCAAAAAGTTGTCAAATGATGATAGGCAGTAATACAGTGAACTATATTGAGTTTGGTAGTGGTAAGAAGACACTAATTATTTTGCCAGGATTAGGGGATGGTTTATTTCCTTTACATGGAAAAATACAGGCAATTGCTTTTGCTTTTAAATATAAGCAATTTGCAAAAGATTATAAGGTTTATATGTTCAGTAGAAAAAATCAAATTACAGAAAAATATTCTACAAGGGATATGGCTAAAGATCAAGCAGATATAATGAAAAAACTTGGAATTATGAAAGCGGAAGTAATGGGTGTTTCCCAAGGTGGAATGATAGCTCAATATCTGGCAATTGATTATCCTGATTTAGTTGAGAAACTTGTGTTGACAGTTACTTCTTCTAAGCAAAATGACACTATCCAAAACGTTATTTGTAGTTGGATTGATATGGCTAAGAAGCAGAATTACAATGGTTTAATGATTGACACAGCAAACAAATCCTATTCTGAAAGATATTTAAAAAAATACCGATTATTTATTCCTCTTTTAGGAAAAGTAGGTAAACCAAAGGATTTCAAACGATTTATTATTCAAGCGACTTCTTGCATAGAACATAATGCCTTTTCAGAATTAAATAAAATAACGTGTCCAACCCTAATTATAGGTGGTGCTAACGATAAAATTGTTGGAAATAAAGCTTCTTTTTATTTAGCAGAAAAAATTAAAAGAAGCGAAATATTTATCTATGAGGGATTGGGACACGCCACATATGAAGAAGCACAGGATTTCAACGAAAGAGTTTTAGAGTTTTTAAATAAGTAA
- a CDS encoding TetR/AcrR family transcriptional regulator, translated as MNREEKSKNSKEKIIQSAFSLFSSKGYDSTSTQDIINLSGLSRGAMYHHFKTKEDILRSVTKELYSQMNNFLENLVADNTLTANEKIIKFVVHSANDYTHRKMVHCSWLEKIPFALIEEVRNLNNVVAPNIAKIIKQGVENKEFSCEYPQELAEMLVFSIDILLDPVLFKREYSEVCNRLDFLLFMLKKMDISLIDECGIQKFKNLLKQ; from the coding sequence ATGAATAGAGAAGAAAAAAGTAAAAATAGTAAAGAAAAAATTATTCAATCGGCATTTTCACTATTTTCGTCTAAAGGATATGATTCAACATCTACACAAGATATTATCAATTTATCTGGTCTATCCAGAGGTGCAATGTATCATCACTTTAAAACTAAAGAAGATATACTGAGAAGTGTTACAAAAGAACTTTACTCACAAATGAATAATTTTTTAGAAAATCTTGTTGCTGATAATACCCTTACAGCAAATGAAAAAATAATAAAATTTGTTGTTCATAGTGCGAATGATTATACACATAGAAAAATGGTACATTGTAGCTGGTTAGAAAAAATACCATTCGCTTTAATAGAGGAAGTTCGTAATCTCAATAATGTAGTTGCACCCAATATTGCTAAGATAATTAAACAAGGTGTTGAAAATAAAGAATTTTCTTGTGAATATCCACAGGAATTAGCTGAAATGCTCGTTTTTAGTATTGACATTTTACTTGACCCTGTATTATTTAAACGTGAATACAGTGAAGTGTGTAATAGGTTGGATTTTTTACTGTTCATGTTAAAAAAAATGGATATTTCTCTAATTGATGAGTGTGGTATTCAAAAATTTAAGAATTTATTAAAACAATGA
- the ilvD gene encoding dihydroxy-acid dehydratase, with translation MRSDIKKGIEGAPKRALMYGMGLTKEEIERPLIGIVNAQNEVIPGHLHLDEIAEAVKNGVRMSGGLPLEFPAIGVCDGIAMGHVGMNYSLASRELIADSIESMAMAHGFDALVLIPNCDKIVPGMLMAAARLNIPSIVVSGGPMLPGKKNGKVYDFNSAMEGVGACKDGTISEEQLEELAISSCPGCGSCSGLFTANSMNCLTEALGMGIPYNGTAASHSGERKRIAKYAGMYVMELLKNDIKPRDILTVDAFKNAITVDMAMAGSTNTVLHLPAIAYESGIELNLDFFDEISEKTPCLTKLSPSGKHHIEDLHMAGGIPAIMNELSKIKGINLDCKTVTGNTIGENIRNCEIENEEVIHTLKNPYSNQGGLAILKGNLALNGAVVKKSAVAEEMLVHEGPARVFNSEEEAVNAIFGKKINKGDVIVIRYEGPKGGPGMKEMLSPTSAVAGMGLDKHVALLTDGRFSGATRGASIGHISPEAMEGGLIGLVEEGDIISINIPDKKLELKVDEVEIENRKLKFEPLEPKIKHGYLSRYAKLVTSANTGAVLK, from the coding sequence ATGAGAAGTGATATAAAAAAAGGAATAGAAGGAGCTCCAAAGAGAGCGTTAATGTATGGAATGGGTCTTACTAAAGAAGAAATTGAAAGACCATTAATAGGTATAGTAAATGCGCAAAATGAGGTGATTCCTGGTCATCTTCATCTTGATGAAATAGCAGAAGCTGTAAAAAATGGAGTGAGAATGAGTGGTGGTTTGCCATTAGAATTTCCTGCTATAGGAGTATGTGATGGTATAGCTATGGGACATGTAGGAATGAATTATTCACTTGCTTCAAGAGAATTAATAGCAGATTCAATAGAATCTATGGCTATGGCACATGGTTTTGATGCTTTAGTACTTATACCTAATTGTGATAAGATAGTGCCGGGGATGTTAATGGCGGCTGCAAGACTTAATATACCAAGTATTGTTGTAAGTGGAGGACCTATGCTTCCAGGTAAAAAAAATGGAAAAGTGTATGATTTTAATTCTGCAATGGAAGGTGTTGGAGCCTGTAAAGATGGAACAATAAGTGAAGAACAATTAGAAGAACTAGCTATTAGTTCTTGTCCTGGATGTGGTTCATGTTCTGGACTTTTCACAGCAAATAGCATGAATTGTTTAACAGAAGCCTTAGGTATGGGTATACCATATAATGGTACTGCTGCATCGCATTCTGGAGAAAGAAAAAGAATAGCAAAATATGCAGGTATGTATGTTATGGAGTTGCTTAAGAACGACATAAAACCTAGAGATATTTTAACAGTAGATGCTTTTAAAAATGCTATAACTGTAGATATGGCAATGGCTGGTTCTACAAATACAGTACTTCACTTACCTGCAATAGCTTATGAATCAGGAATAGAGCTTAACTTAGATTTTTTTGATGAAATAAGTGAAAAAACTCCTTGTTTAACAAAACTAAGTCCAAGTGGAAAACATCATATTGAAGATTTACATATGGCAGGAGGAATACCAGCTATAATGAATGAACTTTCAAAGATAAAAGGAATAAATTTAGACTGTAAAACTGTAACAGGTAATACTATAGGAGAAAATATAAGAAATTGTGAAATAGAAAATGAAGAAGTAATACATACATTAAAAAATCCATATAGTAACCAAGGTGGGCTTGCAATATTGAAAGGAAATCTTGCTCTAAATGGAGCTGTTGTAAAAAAGTCAGCAGTTGCAGAAGAAATGTTAGTTCATGAAGGACCAGCAAGAGTTTTTAATTCAGAAGAAGAAGCTGTAAATGCTATCTTTGGTAAAAAAATAAACAAAGGTGATGTTATAGTCATAAGATATGAAGGTCCAAAGGGCGGTCCAGGAATGAAAGAAATGTTATCTCCTACATCAGCAGTTGCAGGAATGGGACTTGATAAGCATGTGGCACTTCTTACTGATGGTCGTTTTTCAGGAGCAACTAGAGGCGCGTCTATAGGTCATATTTCTCCAGAAGCTATGGAGGGTGGTTTAATCGGACTAGTTGAAGAAGGAGATATAATTTCTATAAATATACCAGACAAAAAATTAGAGTTAAAAGTAGATGAAGTTGAAATAGAAAATAGAAAATTAAAATTTGAACCTTTAGAACCGAAAATAAAGCATGGATACTTAAGTAGATATGCTAAACTAGTAACATCAGCAAATACAGGAGCAGTCTTAAAATAG